The DNA region CGCGGTGTTTGTTTATCATTTCGATAAATACCTGCTCCATCCTATTTCAATTTGAACAATAAGTCGTAAAACCAGTACTAAAATTACATCTTTGATAAAATTAATCCGGAATCATGGCCGATTTTCGCTTAACCGTTTTTTATACTGTTGCCAGGAGGCTTAGTTTTTCAAAGGCTGCAGAAGAATTATACATCAGTCAGCCTGCGGTAACCAAACACATCCGCGAGCTGGAGCATCAGTACAACAACAAACTCTTCGACCGGAAGGGCAACAAAATAGGGTTAACCTCTGCGGGTCAGGTGCTCTTGAATCATACCGAATCGCTCTTTGCCATTTACAGGTCTATAGATTTTGATATGAACGCTTTGCTGCAAAAACACGCTGGTATATTGCACCTGGGAGCAAGCACCACAATTTCCCAGTACCTTATCGCGCCCATCCTTGCTGGTTTCAAAAAGAAGTTCAGCGATATTGAGCTTAAACTGATCACTGGTAATACCGAACAGGTTGAAAAGGCTTTGCTGAAAAAAGAAATAGAGCTGGGTATTGTAGAAGGCCGATCCAAAAACCTGGAAATTAGCTATTCTGACTTTATGCAGGACGAGATTGTGCTGGTCTGCAATAAACAACATCCACTGGCCAAAACTTCAGAAATAACACCGGAACAACTAAAAGAACACCGTTTCATTGTGCGTGAGCAGGGCTCAGGAACCCGTCAGGTAATAGACCACGCATTAAAAACATCTGGTTTGACCCTGGCCGATCTAAGGATCGAGATTCAACTGGGTAATACTGAAAGCATCAAATCGTACCTGATGCATTCGTCTACACTTGCTTTTTTATCTGTCCACTCGATTAGCAGAGAGCTCTTAAATGGCGACCTACGGGTTATCGACATCCAGGAACTATCTATAACCAGAAGTTTACATTTCATCCACCTTCAAGGTCATACAGACGTACTTTCCGAAAAACTAATGCGTTTCGCCCGCCTTCACTATAACATGAAGTAATAAGTCATAAATATTTGGAATATAAATTCCAGTAGTGGCCGGCATAGTTTTGCAATAGAAATACAGCAATACTATGAATATCCGCAAACTTATTTTTCTAGCCGTAGCAGCACTTACCTTAAGTCCTTTCATTACGGCCCCTTTGGCCCTGTTGCTCGGATTAGTCCTGGCTCAAACCATGGAACACCCCTATCCGCAATCCAGCCAAAAGGCTACGCATCTCCTGCTCAAAATTTCGGTTATCGGATTGGGTTTCGGCATGAACATTTACAGCGCAATAACTGCAGGAAAAGAAGGCTTGCTTTTTACGTTAGCCTCCATCCTGATTGTACTGGCAACCGGCTATTTCGTAGGAAGGAAACTGAAAATAGACTTTAAAACCACATCACTGATCTCTGCCGGTACAGCCATCTGTGGCGGCAGTGCTATAGCAGCCCTTTCACCGGTAATGAAGGCCAATCAGCAACAGATCTCGGTGGCACTTGGCACCGTGTTCATACTCAATTCTGCAGCCCTGTTCCTATTTCCTGCTGTAGGCCACTGGCTGAATTTATCGCAAAACCAATTTGGCCTCTGGTGTGCCATTTCCATACACGACACCAGTTCGGTGGTTGGTGCCGCAAGTAAATACGGCGAGCAGGCCCTGCATGTTGCCACTACAGTAAAACTTAGTCGTGCACTATGGATCATTCCAGTGTCCTTTGGTGCCACCTACTTATTTAAAACCAATAAAACCAAAGTGCAGGCGCCATATTTCATCGCCTTGTTTGTGCTGGCGGTATTGGCAAATACCTATTTCCCTTTTCTAACCGGCTACAGCCATTACCTCGTTAGCCTGGCCAAATCCGGATTAAGCTTAACTTTGTTTCTTATAGGCTCAGGTTTGTCTTTTAAAACCTTAAAAGGTGTAGGCAGCAAGCCCCTGGTTTTGGGCACAACATTATGGGCACTCATTTCGGTATTTAGTCTTTATGCAATAATGGTAGTTTTATAATAACAAATCGTTACAAACTGTTAAGCCATAAAGAGCCAGCACCCTGTTCTACAGGCCATCCATAACATAAGAATCCAAACTCCTGAAAGAACTTATTTATCAACCCCAGCCATCTTGTAGATCGTTTCAACATGATGCTGAATGGCTTTAGAAATACGTTCTTTTCCTTTGGCTTCATTGATGTCGATACCACAAAAATTACTGCCATTGGATTTTGCGTGCAAGGACAGATAATAGATCCCTGCAATATGCAATGCCAAAAAGGCCCGGATATCAACCCCGGACTGCTCAAAATCCTTGTCCAAAATCCCGAGCACGGCTTCGCCTGTCGCCTCACGCTGATCTGCCGCACTCCGTAACATTTTATTCTTTCCCCCCAAGCCCCAATGCATAATTTTTTGCTGGGCTTTGTCATTCAGCAAAGTATCAAACTGGGCCTGCAATAGTGCATTTACCATTGTTTTACCAAGGCTATCCGGATTTGCCACTAAGTTACTAAGCATTTTCTTTGCCCCTGATTTCCAAAAATCCTTATCCATAATATAGGTTTCTATCAGGTTGTCGAGCGTACCGAAGTAGGTATAGATCAGTTTCCTGTTTAATCCTGCCTCATTGGCAATGTTAACTGCTGTAAGCCCCGGGTAGCTATGCTTCTGCAATACTTTCCCTACAGCGCTTACCAGTTTTTTCATGGAGCGGGCCTTCTCCCGAAGAGGCCCTGAAGATACTTTTCTGGATTTTGGTTCCTTGTTTTCGGTTTCCGCTTTCTTGCTTTTTGACATCATATTCCGTTTTTGAGGCCCTTGCAAGTTGTAACTTTTTGCCGATAAATTCAACTTATACGGCCATCAAAAAGTAAAAGCGTATTTTAGCAGAAACATCCTTGCCCTGAGCGGCATCTGGAATACCGACAGCTGATTGGAATTGGAAAAAACCTGTTTGTATACCCCTTGGTTGATCAGGTTAATGCCATTCAGCTCAAAATAGCTCCTCCATTTAGCAGGAGTATATATTACATTAAAATCTATGAAATGATTGGCTACCGGATTCTGTAAAGATTGTTTATACCAGCTGAATTTATAACTTACACCGTACAGCAACTGCTCATTTAAATTGTGCTGCCATTCTGCTTTTATTTTCTCAAAGTCTGTGCTGTTTTTAGTTACAGCACCACCTGATATTTTTTGTTCGTTTATAAATTTTCCAGCGTCTGCAGTAACTGAAACCGTTGCTTTACTAAATACTTTTCTTCTGACGCTACCGGAAAGATTGATGATATAGGAATGGTATGGTGAGATCTGGCCATTGTAAAAACTATTTCCTTTTTGCAGGCTCAGGTTGCCCGAAGCTGAGACATTGACAGAAAGAAAGAACAAATATTTTGAAAGGTTTGCATTCAGGGCATACCTGTCGGCCCTATTCTTAAAATCAATGGCCACCGACCTTGTAAGGCCGCTATCAAGG from Pedobacter africanus includes:
- a CDS encoding LysR family transcriptional regulator; its protein translation is MADFRLTVFYTVARRLSFSKAAEELYISQPAVTKHIRELEHQYNNKLFDRKGNKIGLTSAGQVLLNHTESLFAIYRSIDFDMNALLQKHAGILHLGASTTISQYLIAPILAGFKKKFSDIELKLITGNTEQVEKALLKKEIELGIVEGRSKNLEISYSDFMQDEIVLVCNKQHPLAKTSEITPEQLKEHRFIVREQGSGTRQVIDHALKTSGLTLADLRIEIQLGNTESIKSYLMHSSTLAFLSVHSISRELLNGDLRVIDIQELSITRSLHFIHLQGHTDVLSEKLMRFARLHYNMK
- a CDS encoding YeiH family protein produces the protein MNIRKLIFLAVAALTLSPFITAPLALLLGLVLAQTMEHPYPQSSQKATHLLLKISVIGLGFGMNIYSAITAGKEGLLFTLASILIVLATGYFVGRKLKIDFKTTSLISAGTAICGGSAIAALSPVMKANQQQISVALGTVFILNSAALFLFPAVGHWLNLSQNQFGLWCAISIHDTSSVVGAASKYGEQALHVATTVKLSRALWIIPVSFGATYLFKTNKTKVQAPYFIALFVLAVLANTYFPFLTGYSHYLVSLAKSGLSLTLFLIGSGLSFKTLKGVGSKPLVLGTTLWALISVFSLYAIMVVL
- a CDS encoding TetR/AcrR family transcriptional regulator, translating into MMSKSKKAETENKEPKSRKVSSGPLREKARSMKKLVSAVGKVLQKHSYPGLTAVNIANEAGLNRKLIYTYFGTLDNLIETYIMDKDFWKSGAKKMLSNLVANPDSLGKTMVNALLQAQFDTLLNDKAQQKIMHWGLGGKNKMLRSAADQREATGEAVLGILDKDFEQSGVDIRAFLALHIAGIYYLSLHAKSNGSNFCGIDINEAKGKERISKAIQHHVETIYKMAGVDK